One genomic region from Geotoga petraea encodes:
- a CDS encoding ABC transporter ATP-binding protein gives MIKIENVTKKFGNHTAVDDISFEVKKGEVFGFLGPNGAGKTTTIKMITGFFKPTKGNIHVNGFDVLKNPLSVKKSLGYVADEPLIMEKVTGAEYINFIADVFEVPPETRIKRAEKLIEHFKLKDFIENPISTYSHGMKQKVSLISALIHNPDLWILDEPIVGLDPESAFILKKMMRNHANEGKTVFFSTHIMEIAEKMCDRIAIIGNGKIVFIGTVDELREARGNETLEQIFLEVTGSESEKIDFSYLD, from the coding sequence ATGATTAAAATAGAAAATGTTACTAAGAAATTTGGTAACCACACTGCTGTGGATGATATTTCGTTTGAAGTAAAAAAAGGCGAAGTATTTGGCTTTTTAGGGCCAAATGGAGCTGGGAAAACAACTACCATAAAAATGATTACAGGATTTTTCAAACCAACAAAAGGGAACATTCATGTAAACGGTTTTGATGTGCTAAAAAATCCTTTATCTGTGAAAAAATCTTTAGGTTATGTAGCAGACGAACCCTTGATTATGGAAAAGGTAACTGGGGCTGAATATATAAATTTCATAGCAGATGTTTTCGAAGTACCTCCAGAAACAAGGATAAAAAGAGCTGAAAAATTGATAGAGCATTTTAAACTGAAAGATTTCATTGAAAATCCTATATCCACATATTCTCACGGTATGAAACAAAAAGTATCTTTAATTTCTGCTTTGATTCACAATCCTGATTTATGGATATTAGACGAGCCTATTGTAGGATTAGATCCTGAATCAGCGTTTATACTCAAAAAGATGATGAGAAATCACGCCAACGAAGGTAAAACAGTTTTTTTCTCAACTCATATAATGGAAATCGCAGAAAAAATGTGTGACAGAATAGCAATTATTGGAAATGGTAAAATTGTATTTATTGGTACAGTTGATGAATTAAGAGAAGCAAGAGGTAATGAAACTCTTGAACAAATCTTCTTGGAGGTGACAGGAAGTGAAAGTGAAAAAATTGATTTCTCTTATCTCGATTGA
- a CDS encoding carbohydrate ABC transporter permease, whose protein sequence is MSVHKKKSRLGFTIILPSLILIGIFVYYFIFLTLRTSVSNWNSFSSLAMGEYKFVGLRNFQRLFMDPRFQSDLWNTLFFTAFFIIACITIGLFLANILDKGLKGSKLFQNIFLFPMAISFVVTGTVMSWIFAPGRIPGSPQGLNILFEKLGLDFLQWQWYTSTESVMNFNLALIPVILAAVWQFSGYIMAMYLAGMRAIPNDIIEASKVDGASDAKIFWKIKMPLLQPITLSAMIVLGHISLKIFDLIYAMTGSGPNNVTDMPAVYMFELTFRSNRYAMGSAISIIMLLFVAVVIIPYLWSSFRKGSEA, encoded by the coding sequence ATGTCTGTTCACAAGAAAAAATCCAGATTGGGTTTTACGATTATTTTACCTTCATTAATATTAATAGGAATATTTGTCTACTATTTCATATTTTTGACACTTAGAACATCTGTTTCTAATTGGAATAGTTTTTCTTCGTTGGCAATGGGGGAATATAAGTTTGTTGGATTGAGAAACTTTCAAAGGTTATTTATGGATCCTCGATTCCAGTCTGATTTATGGAATACTCTATTTTTCACAGCATTTTTTATTATTGCGTGCATAACTATTGGGTTGTTTCTTGCTAACATTTTAGATAAGGGACTAAAAGGGTCTAAATTGTTTCAAAATATATTTTTATTTCCAATGGCAATATCTTTTGTAGTAACAGGTACTGTTATGAGTTGGATTTTTGCTCCAGGAAGAATTCCAGGCAGCCCACAAGGGTTGAATATTTTGTTTGAAAAATTGGGGTTAGATTTCTTGCAATGGCAGTGGTATACAAGCACAGAGTCAGTTATGAATTTTAATTTGGCTTTAATTCCTGTAATATTAGCTGCTGTTTGGCAATTTTCTGGATATATCATGGCAATGTATTTGGCGGGTATGAGGGCTATTCCAAATGACATAATTGAGGCATCTAAGGTTGATGGTGCAAGTGATGCAAAAATATTTTGGAAAATAAAAATGCCTTTACTACAACCTATAACTTTATCGGCGATGATAGTTTTGGGTCATATATCTCTTAAAATATTTGACCTTATATACGCTATGACAGGTAGTGGACCAAATAATGTAACCGATATGCCAGCTGTATATATGTTTGAACTTACATTTAGATCAAACAGATACGCTATGGGGTCAGCAATTTCAATTATCATGCTTCTTTTTGTGGCAGTAGTAATAATCCCTTATCTTTGGAGCTCTTTTAGAAAAGGTAGTGAAGCATGA
- a CDS encoding MotA/TolQ/ExbB proton channel family protein — MENILSSFWVNWLIIFLGIGNFVLFFIIFSKSKNLSSKLRPNRAEHLELYEFFRNMHKNYSAKNNFGYIEGENNSINKYFSIYGSLTSIFPLLGILGTVTSFLNLSELTSEIITQNFVNALSSTFLGLAFAIVFKLLEGILAYKIEDNNYIIDIMLKNASDTNEKKNDN, encoded by the coding sequence ATGGAAAATATTTTAAGTTCTTTTTGGGTGAATTGGTTAATAATTTTTCTTGGAATTGGAAACTTTGTTTTATTCTTTATAATTTTCTCTAAATCAAAAAACCTTTCTTCAAAATTAAGGCCAAACAGGGCAGAACATTTAGAACTTTATGAATTTTTCAGAAATATGCATAAAAACTACAGCGCAAAAAACAACTTTGGTTATATTGAAGGTGAAAATAATTCTATTAACAAGTATTTCTCCATTTATGGTTCTTTGACGAGTATTTTCCCTCTTTTGGGTATTTTAGGTACAGTTACATCATTTTTGAACCTTTCAGAACTTACTTCTGAAATTATAACTCAAAACTTTGTAAATGCTTTATCTTCTACATTTTTAGGGCTTGCATTTGCAATAGTTTTTAAACTATTAGAAGGTATACTTGCCTATAAAATAGAGGATAACAATTATATAATAGATATCATGCTCAAGAATGCGAGTGATACAAATGAAAAAAAGAACGATAATTGA
- a CDS encoding ROK family transcriptional regulator, whose translation MKNADNYRKNSGLNFIEVKKNNRTTVLEILHSLAPISRADIANLSGLTRTTVTNIINELINVDFIEEVGSKSTKSGRKKTLLKIRKDAFKIIGINISRSSIKVGLYDTEANLLYSSSKEFSSDIPKKNPVKDLTNIIDSVIESAEISIEEINGIGVGIPAPIDFSSGEIIATPAYFEAWKNVNLKESLEKKYGIKTWIDNDANVGALGEKWFGQGKNYKDYVFVVSDIGFGSGIVLNGKLHRGDFSMAGEVGHTILGYKTKKDYMENKSGFKYIINILKERNENCNIEYILNKINVEKDKEFVEYAKEISRHAGMAIMNLISILDPQAVIIGGNLKNISEIAYKEINNILDENLFGPKRSRILFSNKKEDMVLKGSAALVLERVISDPYSFILMH comes from the coding sequence ATGAAAAATGCAGATAATTACAGAAAAAATTCTGGATTGAATTTTATAGAAGTCAAAAAAAATAACAGAACTACTGTGTTAGAAATTTTGCATTCTTTAGCACCTATATCAAGAGCTGATATAGCAAATTTATCTGGATTAACCAGAACAACAGTGACAAATATTATTAATGAATTAATAAATGTAGATTTTATTGAAGAGGTTGGGAGTAAATCCACTAAAAGCGGAAGAAAAAAAACCTTGTTAAAAATAAGGAAAGATGCTTTTAAAATTATTGGGATAAACATTTCAAGAAGTAGTATTAAAGTTGGTTTGTATGATACAGAGGCTAATTTATTGTATTCATCGTCTAAAGAATTTTCGAGTGATATTCCAAAGAAAAATCCTGTTAAAGATCTGACTAATATAATTGACAGTGTAATAGAGAGTGCTGAAATTTCTATTGAAGAAATAAATGGTATAGGGGTTGGCATTCCAGCTCCAATAGATTTTTCCTCTGGTGAGATAATAGCTACTCCGGCGTATTTCGAAGCATGGAAGAATGTTAATTTAAAGGAAAGTTTAGAAAAAAAATATGGTATAAAAACATGGATAGACAATGACGCCAATGTTGGTGCTTTAGGAGAAAAATGGTTTGGGCAAGGAAAAAATTACAAAGATTATGTTTTTGTTGTTTCAGATATTGGTTTTGGTTCAGGAATAGTTTTAAATGGTAAACTTCACAGGGGAGATTTTTCCATGGCTGGAGAAGTTGGTCATACAATTTTGGGGTATAAAACTAAAAAGGACTATATGGAAAACAAATCTGGGTTTAAATATATTATAAATATTTTGAAAGAAAGAAATGAAAATTGTAATATAGAATACATTTTAAACAAAATAAATGTTGAAAAAGACAAAGAATTTGTAGAGTATGCTAAAGAAATTTCAAGGCATGCTGGTATGGCCATAATGAATTTAATTTCTATTTTAGATCCTCAAGCAGTGATTATTGGAGGGAATTTAAAAAATATTTCTGAGATAGCTTATAAAGAAATAAATAACATATTAGATGAAAATCTTTTTGGCCCAAAAAGAAGCCGAATACTTTTTAGTAACAAAAAAGAAGATATGGTTTTAAAAGGTTCGGCAGCTTTAGTATTAGAAAGGGTTATTTCAGATCCATATAGTTTTATTTTGATGCATTAA
- a CDS encoding GntR family transcriptional regulator, whose amino-acid sequence MWFSIDFNSHTPVYQQIKDKIKENIITENIKEDEFLPSIRNLAKDLGVNLNTVSRAYRELVSEEVLKVERGRGYKPKSVDEDLFFKEKIEKFKKSVEMCKSSGIKKSKLSSILENIYKNEEK is encoded by the coding sequence TTGTGGTTTTCGATTGACTTTAATTCCCATACTCCTGTTTATCAACAAATAAAGGACAAAATAAAAGAAAATATAATAACCGAAAACATAAAAGAAGATGAGTTCCTTCCATCCATTCGTAATTTGGCGAAAGATTTGGGGGTAAATTTGAATACAGTATCACGTGCTTACAGAGAGCTGGTATCAGAAGAGGTTTTAAAAGTTGAAAGAGGAAGAGGGTACAAACCAAAAAGTGTTGACGAAGATTTATTTTTCAAAGAAAAAATAGAGAAATTCAAAAAGTCTGTTGAAATGTGTAAGTCTTCTGGTATCAAAAAGTCAAAACTGTCTTCTATTTTGGAAAATATATACAAGAATGAAGAAAAATAA
- a CDS encoding carbohydrate ABC transporter permease produces MMLVLLIMALIFIAPFYVAVITSFKSIENISISQMWDFPTSFSWYGFAEAFKKLSPNLLNSLYLTIPATIISSFIGSLNGLAFAKLKFKYSNILFAIILFGMFIPYQSVLFPLIQFFQSIGLYGTIPALIIIHVIYGIPITTLMFKNYYEEIPDSLIEVASIDGANFFQMYTKIILPISIPGFVVTAIWQFTNIWNEFLFAVTVTSNPAKQPITVALVNLAGSQVVEWNVQMAGALVAALPTLIVYIILGRYFIRGLLAGSVKG; encoded by the coding sequence ATGATGTTAGTTTTGCTCATTATGGCTTTGATCTTTATAGCTCCTTTTTATGTTGCGGTTATAACAAGTTTTAAATCAATTGAAAATATTTCTATATCTCAGATGTGGGATTTTCCAACCAGTTTTTCTTGGTATGGATTTGCTGAAGCTTTTAAAAAGTTGTCACCTAATTTATTGAATAGTTTGTATCTCACTATACCGGCTACAATAATTTCTTCATTTATAGGATCTTTGAATGGGTTGGCTTTTGCAAAGTTGAAATTCAAATACTCAAATATTTTGTTTGCAATAATTTTATTTGGAATGTTCATACCTTATCAGAGTGTACTGTTCCCATTGATTCAGTTTTTTCAAAGTATAGGTTTATATGGAACTATTCCAGCTTTGATAATAATTCATGTCATATACGGAATTCCAATAACAACTTTGATGTTTAAAAACTATTACGAGGAAATACCAGATTCTTTGATAGAAGTTGCATCCATTGACGGAGCAAACTTTTTTCAGATGTACACTAAAATTATTCTACCAATTTCAATACCTGGGTTTGTTGTAACTGCAATATGGCAGTTCACAAACATATGGAACGAGTTTTTATTCGCTGTAACTGTAACAAGTAATCCTGCAAAACAGCCGATAACAGTTGCCCTTGTTAATTTAGCGGGAAGTCAGGTTGTTGAATGGAATGTTCAAATGGCAGGAGCCTTGGTAGCAGCACTTCCTACATTAATTGTTTATATCATCCTGGGTAGATATTTTATAAGAGGTCTTTTAGCAGGTTCTGTTAAAGGATAA
- a CDS encoding ABC transporter substrate-binding protein: MKKLLVSFLAILFVFSSAFAAGELEIFSWWTGGGEEEGLLALFELFKEDNPDVEIINAAVAGGAGTNAKAVLKTRMLGGNPPDSFQIHAGMELTTTYVVTGMMEPLTDYFDEWGVKDKFPQGLLDIVSYKGDIYSVPVNVHRGNIVFYNKEIFDELGLKEPTNWAEFITALNTVQEAGYVPLAMGDKNKWPAGQLFEAIMVAEYGAEEYNKLFRGEAPFDQVALDRALDKIYELTNYFNKDHAALTWQDATRLLYDNEAVFNLMGDWAEGYMKTLGWIPGEDFGWFELPGTQNSFMLISDTFGLPKGAPNRENAIKWLEFLSTREAQDTFNPIKGSIPARTDADMSKYDAYLTSTIEDFSTKIITPSIAHGSAADESFITSMNDAINILLTTGNTSNAKRSILWAAEDAGLMAY; encoded by the coding sequence ATGAAGAAACTTTTAGTGAGTTTTTTGGCAATTTTGTTTGTTTTTTCGTCTGCATTTGCAGCAGGCGAACTCGAGATTTTTAGTTGGTGGACCGGTGGTGGAGAAGAAGAAGGTCTTTTAGCTTTATTCGAACTTTTTAAAGAAGATAACCCAGATGTTGAAATAATAAACGCTGCAGTAGCTGGTGGCGCTGGAACTAATGCAAAAGCAGTTCTTAAAACAAGAATGCTCGGAGGGAACCCACCAGATTCATTCCAAATTCATGCTGGTATGGAGTTAACTACAACTTATGTTGTAACGGGTATGATGGAACCTTTGACTGATTATTTTGACGAATGGGGAGTAAAAGATAAATTTCCACAAGGTTTATTAGATATCGTTAGTTATAAAGGTGATATTTATTCAGTTCCTGTTAATGTTCACAGAGGAAATATAGTTTTCTACAACAAAGAAATTTTCGATGAATTAGGTTTAAAAGAACCAACTAATTGGGCTGAATTTATAACAGCTTTGAACACAGTACAAGAAGCCGGATATGTTCCTTTAGCAATGGGAGACAAAAATAAATGGCCTGCTGGTCAATTGTTTGAAGCAATTATGGTTGCTGAATATGGTGCAGAAGAATATAACAAATTGTTCAGAGGCGAGGCTCCTTTTGATCAAGTTGCTTTAGATAGAGCTTTAGATAAAATTTATGAACTAACAAATTATTTCAACAAAGACCACGCAGCTCTTACTTGGCAGGATGCAACAAGATTATTATATGATAATGAAGCTGTATTTAACCTTATGGGTGACTGGGCAGAAGGTTACATGAAAACATTAGGTTGGATTCCAGGTGAAGACTTTGGATGGTTTGAATTACCAGGAACACAAAATTCATTTATGTTGATCTCAGATACTTTTGGATTGCCAAAAGGTGCTCCAAATAGAGAAAATGCAATTAAATGGTTAGAATTTTTGTCTACAAGAGAAGCACAAGACACATTTAACCCAATAAAAGGTTCAATCCCTGCAAGAACTGATGCAGATATGTCAAAATACGATGCATATTTAACAAGTACAATTGAAGATTTCTCAACTAAAATAATTACTCCATCAATTGCTCATGGATCAGCAGCAGATGAAAGCTTTATTACTTCAATGAATGACGCAATAAATATTTTGTTGACCACAGGAAATACAAGTAATGCCAAAAGATCAATTCTTTGGGCTGCTGAAGATGCAGGTTTAATGGCTTATTAA
- a CDS encoding protease complex subunit PrcB family protein — translation MDFKWWILIGAAIVAVGGSLFFLMPEERSFETRIEEKVERNAEDKMMEKVMPMNRFTLSDIPDDFDEEDILDFKVLDESFRVKFRTIEIQNMEENLKVMISAGEKKTGGYSIDIENVFLYERNIIVHAFLNIPKGPTTQAFTYPSKVIAIDKSQIEPGEWNLVVVLEDDQKTEEVLMKTIVITNP, via the coding sequence ATGGATTTTAAATGGTGGATTTTGATTGGAGCAGCAATTGTCGCTGTTGGAGGTTCTTTGTTTTTCTTAATGCCAGAAGAAAGAAGCTTCGAAACTCGTATTGAGGAAAAAGTTGAAAGAAATGCCGAAGATAAAATGATGGAGAAGGTTATGCCCATGAATAGATTTACTCTTTCTGATATTCCAGATGATTTTGATGAGGAAGATATTTTAGATTTTAAAGTTTTAGATGAATCTTTTAGAGTAAAATTCAGAACCATTGAAATACAGAATATGGAAGAAAACTTAAAGGTTATGATTTCTGCAGGTGAAAAAAAAACTGGTGGATATAGCATAGATATTGAAAATGTATTTTTGTATGAAAGAAATATTATAGTACATGCATTTTTAAACATCCCAAAAGGTCCTACAACTCAAGCATTCACATATCCTTCAAAAGTAATTGCAATTGATAAATCACAAATAGAACCAGGTGAATGGAACTTGGTAGTTGTTCTAGAAGATGACCAAAAAACGGAAGAAGTACTTATGAAGACAATCGTTATAACAAATCCATAA
- the pcp gene encoding pyroglutamyl-peptidase I, with protein sequence MRVLITGFTPFGGEKINPSWEAIKRMKDNYGDIKVFKSEIPTVFNKAIYFLEEEIQRYNPDVVICTGQAGGRTAITPERVAINVNDARIPDNEGNTPIDKKIFEDGENAYFSSLPIKAIVKELKEKNIPATVSNSAGTFVCNNIMYGLLYYIDKNYENLKGGFVHIPYIHEQVVDKPNNPSMDLETIKKAFEIIIETVFRYDSDIAISDGKTR encoded by the coding sequence ATGAGAGTTTTGATAACAGGATTTACGCCTTTTGGCGGGGAAAAGATCAATCCTTCTTGGGAAGCGATAAAAAGAATGAAAGATAATTATGGAGATATAAAAGTTTTTAAATCAGAAATCCCAACAGTATTTAATAAAGCTATTTATTTTTTAGAAGAAGAAATTCAGAGGTATAACCCTGATGTTGTAATATGCACGGGCCAAGCAGGAGGTAGAACAGCAATTACTCCCGAAAGAGTTGCAATAAATGTTAACGATGCCAGAATTCCAGATAATGAAGGCAACACACCAATAGACAAGAAAATATTTGAAGATGGAGAAAATGCTTATTTTTCATCTCTTCCGATAAAAGCAATTGTAAAAGAATTAAAAGAAAAGAATATACCCGCCACTGTAAGTAATTCTGCTGGTACTTTTGTTTGTAATAATATTATGTACGGGCTTTTATATTATATAGATAAAAATTACGAGAATTTAAAAGGTGGATTTGTTCATATTCCTTATATACATGAACAAGTTGTTGACAAACCTAACAATCCATCTATGGATCTTGAAACTATTAAAAAGGCTTTTGAAATTATAATTGAAACTGTTTTTAGATATGATAGCGACATAGCCATTTCTGATGGAAAAACACGTTGA
- a CDS encoding putative ABC transporter permease subunit, whose translation MKVKKLISLISIELNQHFKISKTKYDLKNKKSDAITMIVVVVALGFAAVTMLPLYIEFMRNSLMSYASLNLKELFISNAVMISGFFGLFLGLFILIAEFFFSKDMRVLVSLPLKPQEVIFSKLFLIIFDQMIISLVILLPALIYYGVSTGASWVYYIYAFIIFLFSQVFALTLLTIFILPISRIFKSQKNKDFMIFFASILFMALALLFVYFMNSNIISFSENPQDFYNQIAGNQNFMNRIAAAFPPALVALKSISTSGIISFLWILLYIGMNIGLFIIALFMGKKFYYDTYSELQQNASNKKIYTKDSFEKIFSKQNTPLKAFEKREWRYFLRIPAFSINGFMNVIIFPIIIVISSSFTALANDPELKFLLDIINNFKEYLVPIGILASVLGGGINGLSYSLFSREGSNIKELKILPISAKEILNVKFKQIMLLSLIGVVAMNAVIAYIGEFSLIQIIIQFLASVLTITFINLAQMVIDTKKPVLEWDNPQKAMKQNINGLLGILIVFGYIAGLGFLGYLLNDVLPTWSMTLILVLISGIGSIILYKEVVKSTEKLLSKDL comes from the coding sequence GTGAAAGTGAAAAAATTGATTTCTCTTATCTCGATTGAGCTAAATCAGCATTTCAAAATTTCAAAAACTAAATATGATTTAAAAAATAAAAAAAGTGATGCTATTACTATGATTGTTGTTGTAGTAGCTCTTGGGTTTGCTGCTGTTACTATGTTACCCCTGTACATTGAGTTTATGAGAAATTCTTTAATGTCTTATGCTTCTCTTAATTTAAAAGAATTATTCATATCTAATGCAGTTATGATAAGTGGATTTTTTGGTTTGTTTTTAGGTCTTTTTATATTAATAGCAGAATTCTTTTTTTCAAAAGATATGAGAGTCTTAGTTTCTTTACCATTAAAACCACAAGAAGTTATTTTTTCAAAACTATTTTTAATCATTTTCGATCAAATGATAATATCTTTAGTTATACTGCTACCTGCATTAATTTATTATGGTGTAAGTACAGGTGCATCTTGGGTTTATTATATATATGCTTTTATAATATTTTTATTTTCTCAAGTATTTGCATTAACTTTATTAACTATATTCATATTACCTATTTCAAGAATATTTAAATCACAAAAAAATAAAGACTTTATGATATTTTTTGCAAGCATATTATTCATGGCATTAGCCCTTTTATTTGTTTACTTTATGAATAGTAATATTATTAGCTTTTCTGAAAACCCGCAAGATTTCTATAATCAAATAGCTGGAAATCAAAACTTTATGAATAGAATCGCAGCAGCTTTTCCACCTGCTTTGGTCGCATTGAAATCTATATCTACCTCAGGAATAATAAGTTTTTTATGGATACTTTTATATATAGGGATGAATATAGGGTTATTTATAATAGCTTTGTTCATGGGCAAAAAGTTTTATTATGATACTTACTCAGAATTACAACAAAATGCTTCTAATAAAAAAATTTATACAAAAGATTCTTTTGAAAAAATATTTTCTAAACAAAATACACCTTTAAAAGCTTTTGAAAAAAGAGAATGGAGATATTTTTTAAGGATACCAGCGTTTTCTATCAACGGTTTTATGAATGTAATTATATTTCCAATTATAATAGTTATTTCAAGTAGTTTTACTGCTCTTGCTAATGATCCTGAATTAAAATTTTTATTGGATATAATAAATAATTTCAAGGAATACTTAGTTCCAATTGGGATTTTAGCGTCGGTTTTAGGCGGAGGAATAAATGGCCTTTCTTATTCTTTATTTTCAAGAGAAGGTAGCAATATAAAAGAGTTAAAAATACTTCCGATTTCTGCAAAAGAAATATTAAACGTAAAATTTAAGCAAATAATGCTGTTAAGTTTAATTGGAGTAGTAGCCATGAATGCAGTTATAGCCTATATTGGAGAATTCAGTCTAATTCAAATTATCATACAATTTTTAGCTTCTGTATTGACTATTACTTTTATAAACCTTGCTCAAATGGTTATTGATACTAAAAAACCCGTACTTGAATGGGATAACCCACAAAAAGCCATGAAACAAAATATAAACGGCTTATTGGGAATATTAATTGTATTTGGATACATCGCAGGATTAGGCTTTTTAGGCTATTTGTTAAATGATGTATTACCTACATGGTCAATGACTTTAATTCTCGTGTTAATTTCTGGAATAGGATCGATAATTTTATACAAAGAAGTTGTAAAATCAACTGAAAAATTGTTGTCTAAAGACCTATAG